The DNA segment AGGAACGATCCGGATCTCGGTCGTCAGGGCCGCAGATTGCCGCAGCATGGCCGACACGGAACAGTACTTCTCCTCGGACAGCGCGACAGCCTGCCGGATCGCGTTCGGGTCCAGCTCTTCCCCGGCCACCTCGTAGACGATCCGGATCGTCTCGAAGATCCTCGGATGCGCCTCGCGACGCTCGCCCGACACGAGGACCTTGAACGACGAAACCCGCTGCCGCTTCTTGCGGAGGATCTCGATCACGTCTATCCCCGTGCAACCCGCCAGCCCCATCAGGAGCATCTCGACGGGACGCGGCCCCTTGTTCGTCCCGCCGCGGTCCTCGGGGACATCCATCGTCATCGCATGGCCCGAGGAGAATGTTCCGGCGAACTCCAGCCCGCCCTTCCATTCGACCGTTGAGGTCATCACTTCTTCCTCCCCAC comes from the Candidatus Eisenbacteria bacterium genome and includes:
- a CDS encoding OsmC family protein, which translates into the protein MTSTVEWKGGLEFAGTFSSGHAMTMDVPEDRGGTNKGPRPVEMLLMGLAGCTGIDVIEILRKKRQRVSSFKVLVSGERREAHPRIFETIRIVYEVAGEELDPNAIRQAVALSEEKYCSVSAMLRQSAALTTEIRIVP